Proteins encoded together in one Desulfonatronovibrio magnus window:
- a CDS encoding cytochrome c yields the protein MILSYIGIGIAVAMDEAGNARKGRFLFRQECRPCHMENPVGDVPAHCLGPDSKTQANWTAVFDAWQIMPCVEHWGEKLLEHDRLDIYQYLYNGAIDSPTPEKCG from the coding sequence ATGATCTTATCCTACATTGGCATTGGCATTGCCGTGGCCATGGATGAAGCTGGCAACGCCCGCAAAGGACGCTTCCTGTTCCGCCAGGAATGTCGGCCCTGTCACATGGAAAACCCGGTGGGGGACGTGCCTGCGCACTGCCTTGGGCCGGACTCCAAGACCCAGGCCAACTGGACAGCGGTTTTCGACGCCTGGCAAATCATGCCTTGCGTCGAACACTGGGGTGAGAAGCTTTTGGAACATGATCGCCTGGATATCTATCAGTACCTGTACAACGGGGCCATAGACTCTCCGACACCTGAAAAGTGCGGATAG
- a CDS encoding YkvA family protein translates to MTRLTRDEKEKALNMAEKMADDFDAGRAQEFSQKHTDKSWYNDFKLLYAMITDPNFKMSPATWALIAGALAYVIMPIDIIPDFIPVVGWLDDAAVLAATIAKLSGEISRFKIQNQQDV, encoded by the coding sequence ATGACCAGACTTACACGTGATGAAAAGGAAAAAGCCCTGAATATGGCAGAGAAAATGGCTGATGACTTTGATGCTGGGAGAGCTCAGGAATTCAGTCAGAAGCATACAGACAAATCATGGTATAATGACTTTAAGCTTTTGTATGCCATGATCACTGATCCAAATTTCAAGATGAGCCCGGCAACCTGGGCGCTTATTGCTGGTGCTTTGGCCTATGTGATTATGCCCATAGACATTATTCCCGATTTTATACCTGTGGTGGGATGGCTGGATGATGCTGCTGTTCTGGCGGCCACCATCGCAAAATTATCCGGTGAGATCAGCAGATTCAAGATCCAGAACCAGCAAGACGTGTAA
- a CDS encoding NifB/NifX family molybdenum-iron cluster-binding protein, whose amino-acid sequence MTKVAVTSEGPNMQDMVDPRFGRAGGFVVVDPETMEHEYVDNGQSQAMAHGAGIQAAQTIADSGAKVLLTGFVGPKAFEALKAVGIKVIQNLDNMSVEQAVQRYKSGDVQYAQQPNK is encoded by the coding sequence ATGACAAAAGTTGCAGTTACCAGTGAAGGCCCAAACATGCAGGATATGGTCGATCCAAGATTTGGGCGTGCCGGAGGGTTTGTAGTGGTTGATCCCGAAACCATGGAGCATGAATATGTTGATAATGGACAGTCTCAGGCCATGGCACACGGCGCTGGAATCCAGGCTGCCCAGACAATTGCTGATTCCGGGGCAAAAGTGCTGCTGACCGGCTTTGTGGGGCCAAAGGCTTTTGAGGCCCTCAAGGCTGTCGGGATCAAGGTAATTCAGAATCTGGACAATATGAGTGTTGAACAGGCTGTCCAAAGATACAAAAGCGGTGATGTTCAGTATGCACAACAGCCAAATAAATAA
- a CDS encoding NifB/NifX family molybdenum-iron cluster-binding protein, translating to MEKKRIAVPSTNPGGLNSELGQHFGHCDLYTIIDVVNGRISSVETLPNVPHVQGGCMAPVNHLAGNGVEILIAGGMGMRPLMGFNQVGIDVFFGGDSRKVEDAVNAFMSGTLVKFTAEYTCGGGQGQH from the coding sequence ATGGAAAAGAAAAGAATAGCAGTACCTTCAACCAATCCAGGAGGACTGAATTCAGAACTTGGCCAGCACTTTGGCCATTGTGACCTTTACACCATAATTGATGTGGTAAACGGCCGGATATCTTCTGTGGAAACTCTGCCCAATGTGCCGCATGTTCAGGGTGGTTGTATGGCTCCTGTAAATCATCTGGCTGGCAATGGTGTAGAGATCCTCATTGCCGGGGGGATGGGCATGCGTCCCTTGATGGGTTTTAATCAAGTGGGAATAGATGTATTTTTTGGTGGAGACTCCAGGAAAGTGGAAGATGCAGTTAATGCCTTTATGAGCGGGACTCTGGTAAAGTTCACTGCAGAATACACCTGCGGAGGCGGACAGGGACAGCATTGA
- the brxF gene encoding BREX-3 system P-loop-containing protein BrxF has product MSKSLYDKLISSIEAASSLYFRLIVLAGPSGSGKTRVLQELAKTLDTKVININLEVSSKLLELTQRQRAIKLSETLDQIILRENSPVIMDNIEILFDKTLKQNPLRLLQGMSRNKTILTAWNGHASGDKLVYAQPGHPEYQNYSLEGLVWVSME; this is encoded by the coding sequence ATGTCTAAATCTCTTTATGACAAATTGATCAGCTCCATTGAGGCTGCAAGTAGCCTGTACTTCAGATTAATAGTTCTTGCAGGTCCAAGCGGTTCAGGTAAAACCAGGGTGCTTCAGGAACTGGCCAAAACCCTTGACACCAAAGTTATAAACATCAATCTTGAAGTTTCCTCAAAGCTGCTTGAGCTGACTCAAAGGCAAAGAGCTATAAAGTTATCTGAAACTCTTGATCAGATTATTTTAAGAGAAAATTCGCCTGTAATAATGGATAATATTGAAATTCTTTTTGATAAAACCTTGAAACAAAACCCTCTTCGCCTGCTCCAGGGCATGTCCAGAAACAAGACAATCCTTACCGCCTGGAATGGACATGCTTCCGGGGATAAACTGGTCTATGCCCAACCTGGCCACCCTGAATACCAGAATTACAGTCTTGAAGGCCTGGTCTGGGTAAGCATGGAGTAG
- a CDS encoding DUF6079 family protein: protein MKYSDLIQFDPIETVVQLRHADRSDEARRLVNTFVISDEMAERLVKVAIQHLQFEIPADNKGLLVVGNYGTGKSHLMSVISGIAEDASVVDSLNHSQVREEASKIAGKFKVIRAEIGASTMSLRDILVSVLEENLEKFGVEFVFPDPSTITGHKKVFEDLMDKFGQAYPDQGLLLVVDELLDYLRGRNELELIRDLNFLREVGEVCRDLRFRFMAGIQEAIFDSPRFAFVAESIRRVKDRFVEIHIARSDVKFVVAERLLRKTAEQKTRIREYLTAFARFYGSMNERMDDFVRLFPVHPEYIDTFERITVVEKREALRTLSSAMKDIMDQDVPKDRPGLLAFDSYWKVLSTNPAFKMLPEVKKVIDCSATLQDLVNSNYSRAKNKDFALRIVQALSVHRLTVGSLSSPNGLTAEALRDSLCLFDPLIAELGGDDPSEDLRGEIETAIRLISQAVSGQFISATEINAKGKLSGQFYLDISKDIDYDEKIRTKAETFDDSQLDRFYYEALKRVMECQDKTYVTGYQIWQHELVWLERNVGRSGYLFFGAPNERSTAVPQRDYYIYFIQPFDPPRFKDEKHSDEVFFRLKGIDDEFQTALRYYAAAVDLSLVSSGQAKSTYESKAGTYLKALVQWLQKNMTKAFEVTYQGRSKSMTEWAKGKSIRDLSGIAPSETINLRDLVNTVSAICLAPNFENQAPEYPFFQIIITRENLPQAAREALRAIGGQTMTKQATAVLDALELLKDSRIDPSESRYARFIQEILDAKGQGQVVNRGELISDVYGLEYMNPGNMRLEPELVMVILAALVYSGNIEISIQGRKFDATGLGQMAALDMDELAKFRHINKPKEPNLPAIKTLFELLGLSPGLAQLAIQGQDEPVRTMQQEVDKIVKRIVLMQQMLRQGLNFWGVDLLADTHLSSQADELTKSKEFFESLQPYSTPGRLKNFRYSSDEVKAQASALKSLDQLQRVSDFVKDHGQEAAWFSTAEAVLQADDPWIGEMHRFKKDLIEEIQSFLNGQQNALPTIGQRLHSLKKDYLTKYMSLHTRARLGSRQDKQKSALSVDPRLKVLQKLAAIDLMPTQQLVDFQNRLASLKSCFALTESELVSYPVCPHCSFKPASEAVHSGQSTGIADPDILDRMDDELDQIVESWTRTILNNLEDPITRANMTELLHDEERKVIESFVESGTLPEPLDSNFVQIIKTVLAGLQKVPVKKSDLIDLAAKLGPSTPDEFKRAISEYVDSLSRGKDQAKVRIVLE, encoded by the coding sequence ATGAAGTACTCAGATCTTATTCAGTTTGATCCCATTGAAACCGTGGTCCAGCTTCGCCACGCCGACCGGTCAGATGAAGCCAGACGTCTGGTGAACACATTTGTCATTTCGGATGAAATGGCAGAGCGCTTAGTCAAAGTTGCCATACAACACCTGCAGTTTGAGATCCCTGCAGATAACAAAGGTCTGCTGGTGGTGGGCAATTATGGAACCGGTAAATCTCATCTCATGTCAGTCATTTCAGGCATTGCCGAAGATGCTTCTGTAGTAGACAGTTTGAATCACTCCCAGGTCCGGGAAGAAGCATCTAAAATTGCCGGGAAGTTTAAAGTCATCCGTGCTGAAATCGGAGCAAGCACCATGTCTTTGCGTGATATCCTGGTTTCAGTACTTGAGGAGAACCTGGAAAAGTTCGGCGTGGAGTTTGTATTTCCGGACCCATCCACGATCACCGGCCACAAGAAAGTATTTGAAGATCTAATGGATAAATTCGGACAGGCTTATCCTGACCAGGGTTTGCTTTTGGTTGTTGACGAGCTCCTGGATTATTTGAGAGGCCGCAACGAACTTGAGCTGATCAGGGATCTTAATTTTCTCCGGGAGGTGGGCGAGGTATGCAGAGATCTTCGCTTCAGGTTTATGGCGGGCATCCAGGAAGCTATTTTTGACAGCCCCAGGTTTGCTTTTGTGGCTGAGAGCATTCGCCGGGTCAAAGACCGTTTTGTGGAAATTCACATAGCCCGCAGTGACGTCAAGTTTGTTGTTGCCGAGCGTCTGCTCAGGAAAACTGCCGAACAGAAAACCAGAATCAGGGAATACCTGACCGCTTTTGCCAGGTTCTACGGGAGCATGAACGAGAGAATGGATGACTTTGTCCGTCTTTTTCCAGTCCACCCTGAATATATTGATACCTTTGAAAGAATTACAGTTGTTGAAAAGCGAGAGGCCTTAAGGACTCTTTCATCGGCCATGAAAGATATCATGGATCAGGATGTGCCCAAAGACAGACCTGGGCTTCTGGCCTTTGACAGTTACTGGAAAGTTCTTTCTACAAATCCGGCCTTTAAGATGCTGCCTGAGGTCAAGAAAGTCATTGACTGCAGCGCCACGTTACAGGATCTGGTGAATTCAAATTATTCAAGAGCCAAAAACAAGGATTTTGCGCTGCGAATTGTCCAGGCCCTTAGTGTTCACCGGCTTACAGTGGGCAGCCTGTCATCTCCCAATGGCTTAACTGCTGAGGCACTGCGGGATTCCTTGTGCCTGTTTGATCCATTGATTGCAGAACTTGGCGGGGATGATCCATCTGAAGATCTGCGAGGTGAAATAGAAACCGCTATCCGCCTTATCAGCCAGGCTGTGAGCGGCCAGTTTATTTCAGCCACGGAAATCAATGCAAAGGGCAAACTGAGCGGTCAGTTTTACCTCGATATCAGCAAGGATATTGATTATGATGAAAAAATAAGAACCAAGGCTGAAACTTTTGACGATTCCCAGTTAGACAGGTTTTATTATGAAGCTCTGAAAAGGGTCATGGAATGCCAGGATAAAACCTATGTTACCGGCTACCAGATATGGCAGCATGAGCTGGTCTGGCTGGAACGAAATGTCGGCAGGTCCGGATATCTCTTTTTTGGAGCTCCCAATGAGCGTTCTACAGCAGTCCCTCAGAGAGATTATTATATATATTTTATCCAGCCTTTTGATCCCCCCAGATTTAAGGATGAGAAACACAGCGATGAGGTTTTCTTCAGGCTTAAAGGTATAGATGATGAATTCCAGACAGCCTTGAGATACTACGCGGCAGCTGTTGATCTGAGTCTCGTATCATCCGGGCAGGCCAAGTCAACATATGAATCCAAAGCAGGAACTTATCTTAAGGCCCTGGTCCAATGGCTGCAGAAAAACATGACCAAAGCCTTTGAGGTTACTTATCAGGGACGGTCAAAATCCATGACCGAGTGGGCCAAAGGCAAATCCATTCGGGATTTATCCGGCATAGCCCCTTCTGAAACCATTAACCTGCGTGACCTGGTCAATACAGTATCTGCTATTTGCCTGGCCCCGAATTTTGAGAACCAGGCCCCTGAGTATCCTTTTTTTCAGATAATCATTACCCGGGAAAATCTGCCCCAGGCAGCCAGAGAAGCCCTTAGAGCCATTGGCGGCCAAACTATGACCAAACAGGCAACAGCTGTTCTGGATGCCTTAGAGCTTCTGAAAGACAGCAGGATTGATCCTTCTGAATCAAGATATGCCCGGTTTATTCAGGAGATACTGGATGCCAAAGGACAGGGACAGGTGGTTAACCGGGGGGAGTTAATCTCCGATGTTTATGGCCTGGAATATATGAATCCGGGAAATATGAGACTTGAACCGGAACTGGTAATGGTCATTCTGGCGGCACTGGTTTATTCAGGCAATATTGAAATATCCATCCAGGGCAGAAAATTCGATGCTACAGGTCTTGGTCAGATGGCTGCCCTGGATATGGATGAGCTGGCAAAGTTCAGACATATAAACAAACCTAAGGAACCAAACCTTCCGGCAATAAAGACTCTGTTTGAGTTGTTGGGACTGAGCCCCGGCCTGGCCCAACTGGCCATTCAGGGCCAGGATGAACCGGTCCGCACCATGCAGCAGGAAGTTGACAAGATAGTTAAAAGAATCGTGCTTATGCAGCAGATGCTCAGGCAGGGTCTTAATTTCTGGGGCGTGGATCTGCTGGCGGATACCCATCTTTCCAGTCAGGCGGATGAGCTGACAAAATCCAAGGAATTTTTCGAGTCACTCCAGCCTTACTCCACCCCGGGCAGGCTGAAAAATTTCCGTTATTCCTCTGATGAGGTCAAAGCCCAGGCATCTGCTCTCAAGTCACTGGATCAACTGCAAAGAGTCAGTGATTTTGTCAAAGATCACGGTCAGGAAGCTGCCTGGTTCTCCACTGCAGAAGCAGTTTTACAGGCAGATGATCCATGGATTGGAGAAATGCATAGGTTTAAAAAGGATTTAATTGAAGAAATACAATCTTTCCTTAATGGACAACAAAACGCACTGCCCACCATTGGACAAAGACTTCATAGTCTGAAAAAAGATTATCTGACAAAATATATGTCTTTGCACACCAGGGCCAGGCTCGGAAGCAGACAGGACAAACAAAAAAGCGCTTTATCTGTTGATCCGCGCCTGAAGGTTCTCCAGAAACTCGCTGCCATAGACCTTATGCCCACTCAGCAGCTTGTTGATTTCCAGAATCGTCTGGCTTCTTTGAAATCCTGTTTTGCTTTGACTGAAAGCGAACTTGTATCTTACCCTGTATGTCCGCACTGCAGTTTCAAGCCTGCTTCTGAAGCTGTTCATTCCGGACAAAGCACAGGTATTGCTGATCCTGATATTCTTGACCGCATGGATGATGAGCTGGACCAGATTGTGGAAAGCTGGACCAGGACAATACTGAATAACCTTGAAGACCCAATTACCAGGGCCAACATGACTGAACTTCTCCATGATGAGGAAAGAAAGGTTATAGAGTCTTTTGTTGAGTCAGGCACACTGCCTGAGCCCTTAGACAGTAATTTTGTGCAGATAATCAAGACAGTGCTTGCCGGGCTTCAGAAAGTGCCTGTTAAAAAATCTGACTTGATTGACCTTGCAGCAAAGCTTGGCCCATCCACTCCGGATGAATTCAAGCGGGCCATAAGCGAATATGTGGACAGCCTGTCCAGAGGAAAGGATCAGGCCAAGGTTAGGATTGTTTTGGAATGA
- a CDS encoding response regulator transcription factor, with translation MKIVLATSRPREFEGFVAGLDLERHEPILAGSAQEVLDFVQEYKPELVIVDESLAQTDIFGLIRHILKLDAMVNTAVITGMDQDEFHQKGEGLGILMSLPLKPGMQEGRELMSRLNQALHSYS, from the coding sequence ATGAAAATTGTACTGGCAACCAGCAGACCGCGCGAATTTGAAGGATTTGTGGCTGGTCTTGACCTGGAAAGGCATGAGCCCATATTAGCGGGAAGCGCTCAAGAGGTTCTGGATTTTGTTCAAGAGTATAAGCCAGAATTGGTAATAGTGGATGAGAGCCTTGCTCAAACAGATATCTTTGGGCTGATTCGCCATATTCTGAAGCTGGATGCTATGGTCAATACTGCGGTGATTACAGGTATGGATCAGGATGAGTTTCACCAGAAAGGGGAAGGTCTGGGAATTCTTATGTCTTTGCCTCTAAAACCGGGGATGCAGGAAGGCCGGGAGTTAATGTCCAGGCTCAATCAGGCTTTGCATAGCTACTCATAA
- a CDS encoding ATP-binding protein has protein sequence MPQHNFIPRILSIDLPENRSAFLWGPRKTGKTTLLRQQFSEAYWIDLLDYELFMLLSREPFRLRRILEAQSSMTVVIDEVQKIPHLMDEIHWLMENRFYRFLLSGSSARKLKRGNVNLLGGRAWRFELYPLVSRELGDFDLEKALVSGFLPSHYLSPDYRMDLQAYVHDYLKEEIQAEALTRNLPAFSRFLQSAAATSGMLLNYSNAARDSGVSVKTIREYYQILEDTLIGRILPPWKKSSRRRLIETAKFYFFDVGLVSALLNRYSLSPKTREFGRAFEQFILQECWAYRHYSRKDFPVSYWRTASGSEVDIILGDADVAIEVKAGEHAASKLPKGLHLFGEECRPGKSIIVSRDRYPEKINSRITILPWEQFCAKLWNGDII, from the coding sequence ATGCCACAACATAATTTTATTCCCCGGATTTTGAGCATTGATCTGCCGGAAAACAGGTCCGCCTTTCTCTGGGGACCTCGCAAGACCGGAAAGACCACGCTGCTCAGACAACAGTTTTCTGAAGCGTACTGGATTGATCTCCTTGACTATGAACTGTTCATGCTGCTGAGCAGGGAGCCGTTCAGACTGCGCCGGATCCTGGAAGCCCAGTCGTCCATGACCGTGGTCATCGATGAAGTCCAAAAAATCCCTCATTTGATGGACGAAATTCACTGGCTCATGGAGAATCGCTTTTACCGCTTTCTTTTGTCCGGTTCCAGCGCCAGAAAACTTAAACGCGGCAACGTCAACCTGCTCGGTGGACGGGCCTGGCGTTTCGAACTTTACCCTCTGGTCTCACGTGAGCTTGGGGACTTTGATCTGGAAAAAGCTCTTGTCTCGGGATTTTTGCCTTCTCACTACCTTTCCCCGGATTATCGCATGGATCTTCAGGCATATGTTCACGATTACCTTAAGGAAGAAATTCAGGCTGAAGCATTGACCCGCAACCTCCCTGCATTCTCCAGGTTCCTGCAGTCGGCTGCGGCAACCAGCGGCATGCTGCTGAACTATTCCAACGCTGCCAGAGACTCGGGCGTATCTGTGAAGACCATCCGTGAATACTATCAAATCCTTGAAGACACTTTGATCGGCAGAATTTTGCCGCCTTGGAAAAAAAGCTCAAGGCGACGGCTCATAGAAACTGCCAAGTTTTATTTTTTTGATGTTGGTCTGGTCTCTGCGCTGCTGAACCGGTATTCTCTCAGTCCCAAGACCAGGGAGTTCGGCAGGGCCTTTGAACAGTTCATCCTTCAGGAATGCTGGGCTTACAGGCACTATAGCCGCAAGGACTTTCCCGTTTCATACTGGAGGACAGCCAGCGGATCTGAGGTGGATATCATCCTGGGAGACGCGGATGTGGCCATTGAGGTCAAGGCTGGAGAGCACGCTGCATCGAAATTGCCTAAAGGGCTGCACCTGTTTGGGGAGGAGTGCAGGCCAGGGAAAAGTATCATTGTTTCGCGAGACAGGTATCCTGAAAAAATCAACAGCCGGATCACGATTTTGCCTTGGGAGCAGTTCTGCGCAAAGCTCTGGAACGGAGATATCATATAG
- a CDS encoding ATP-binding protein, whose product MREIVVISGKGGTGKTSLTGAFAHLAENKIICDLDVDAPDLHILLSPDMARTEDFYSGHEAVIDNSRCQMCGTCLDMCQFGAVQFDGARYFIENLRCEGCKVCVSFCPEEAIDFPERYCGQWFVSSTRFGTMVHARLFPGAENSGRLVTLLRNQAREKARQEGHDLILCDGAPGIGCPVISSLSGTNLAVIVTEPTLSGLHDLQRVAQLCSHFKIRVAVIINKFDLNSEQSREIEGYCREKGFSLVGNIPYDPQFTTAMVDKKVVTEVNTSHIAGKVSRIWDQILKLL is encoded by the coding sequence ATGCGTGAGATAGTTGTCATAAGCGGAAAAGGTGGAACAGGAAAAACTTCTCTGACCGGGGCATTTGCCCATCTTGCTGAGAATAAGATCATTTGTGATCTGGACGTGGATGCACCGGATTTGCATATCCTTCTGTCTCCGGACATGGCCCGTACTGAAGATTTTTATTCTGGACATGAGGCAGTAATTGATAATTCCAGATGCCAGATGTGTGGAACCTGCCTTGACATGTGTCAGTTCGGAGCAGTGCAGTTTGATGGAGCAAGGTATTTTATTGAAAACCTACGCTGTGAAGGGTGCAAGGTTTGCGTCAGTTTTTGCCCTGAAGAAGCCATTGATTTTCCGGAAAGATATTGCGGGCAATGGTTTGTCAGTTCCACCAGATTTGGAACTATGGTCCACGCCAGGCTTTTTCCAGGAGCTGAAAATTCAGGCCGCCTGGTTACTCTTTTGCGTAATCAGGCCAGGGAAAAGGCCAGGCAGGAAGGCCATGACCTGATTCTTTGTGACGGTGCTCCCGGCATAGGCTGTCCAGTCATAAGCTCCCTGTCCGGGACTAATCTGGCGGTAATTGTTACAGAGCCGACCCTGTCAGGTCTGCATGATTTACAGCGTGTTGCCCAGCTTTGCTCTCATTTTAAAATCAGGGTTGCAGTGATCATCAACAAGTTTGACTTGAACAGCGAACAGAGCAGAGAGATTGAAGGATACTGCAGGGAAAAGGGCTTCAGCCTGGTTGGGAATATTCCTTATGATCCGCAGTTTACAACGGCCATGGTAGATAAAAAAGTTGTTACCGAGGTCAATACAAGCCATATTGCAGGTAAGGTCAGCAGGATCTGGGATCAGATTTTAAAGTTGCTGTAA
- a CDS encoding 4Fe-4S binding protein gives MLISIASGKGGTGKTTVSASLTTVWDGPVTAVDLDVEEPNLHLFLNPWIASEDKVYLNVPEVDESLCTLCRECSSLCQFKAINVMGSAILTFPEMCHGCGGCMAICPEKAISWGRRELGTLSTGKSGFNDFLMGRLRVGEAMSPPLMRAVKERLVKNLDHRGGDAIIDAPPGVSCPAVCAVMDTDFILLVTEPTPFGLHDFKLALEAFVPFNKPVAAVINRSGLGDAGVERFCSEQGIPVLAHIPFDRDIAGAYSRGKVIAELSPELRSVFVQLARSIKEMGAGGRDA, from the coding sequence GTGTTGATATCTATTGCCAGCGGTAAGGGTGGAACAGGAAAGACTACTGTATCAGCGTCCCTGACCACAGTCTGGGATGGCCCGGTTACAGCGGTTGACCTGGATGTGGAGGAGCCGAATCTTCACTTGTTTCTCAACCCCTGGATAGCTTCAGAAGACAAGGTCTATCTCAATGTCCCGGAAGTTGATGAATCCTTGTGTACGCTCTGCCGTGAGTGCTCCAGTCTGTGTCAGTTTAAAGCCATAAATGTCATGGGCTCAGCCATCCTTACATTTCCAGAAATGTGTCATGGCTGTGGCGGGTGCATGGCAATCTGTCCGGAAAAGGCCATTTCCTGGGGAAGACGGGAGCTTGGCACTTTAAGCACTGGAAAATCAGGATTCAATGACTTTCTCATGGGAAGACTGCGTGTGGGTGAGGCCATGAGTCCTCCCCTGATGCGGGCAGTTAAAGAGAGACTTGTGAAAAATCTGGATCACAGGGGAGGGGATGCAATAATTGACGCACCTCCAGGGGTCAGCTGCCCGGCAGTATGTGCAGTAATGGACACCGACTTTATTCTCCTGGTTACAGAACCTACTCCTTTTGGATTACACGATTTTAAGCTGGCATTAGAAGCCTTTGTCCCGTTTAATAAACCAGTGGCAGCAGTGATTAACCGTTCAGGTCTGGGCGATGCAGGTGTTGAAAGGTTCTGCAGTGAACAGGGCATCCCGGTTCTGGCTCATATTCCTTTTGATAGAGATATAGCAGGAGCATATTCCAGAGGTAAGGTCATTGCTGAACTGAGTCCGGAACTCAGGTCTGTGTTTGTGCAGCTTGCCCGGTCCATTAAAGAGATGGGAGCTGGAGGCAGAGATGCGTGA
- a CDS encoding NifB/NifX family molybdenum-iron cluster-binding protein, with translation MKVAFSTWKNRISPVFDVSKEIFLVHAGPGQETIKEHRILPDGMDRCLWIVEQGANFLVCGAISSHLQLRLEWKNVRIIPFVAGDISEVIDTWLEKDLRLESFNMPGCCFRMNSSGGKNMEVTMRVRNQRNDCPNTQRQRKGQCMAQGQGGGKGQRGGQGRAQGIGQGGGKGQGSGQGLGREQSGSSASPGSSGMGKSRAGGSAGVCTCPKCGHQAPHERGNPCMNMKCPECGEVMRGRV, from the coding sequence ATGAAAGTTGCTTTTTCTACATGGAAAAACAGAATTTCTCCTGTGTTTGATGTTTCGAAAGAAATTTTTCTTGTCCATGCAGGTCCAGGACAGGAAACAATTAAAGAACATAGGATTTTGCCTGATGGCATGGACAGGTGTTTGTGGATAGTTGAACAGGGAGCAAATTTTCTGGTTTGCGGTGCAATATCCAGCCACCTTCAGCTCAGGCTGGAATGGAAAAATGTAAGGATTATTCCTTTTGTGGCTGGAGACATATCAGAGGTGATAGATACCTGGCTGGAAAAGGATTTAAGACTTGAAAGCTTTAATATGCCCGGCTGTTGTTTTAGGATGAACAGTTCAGGCGGGAAAAATATGGAGGTAACCATGAGAGTTAGAAATCAGAGAAACGATTGTCCCAATACACAAAGGCAGAGAAAAGGACAATGCATGGCCCAGGGCCAGGGAGGAGGCAAGGGCCAGAGAGGCGGCCAAGGTCGCGCTCAGGGAATCGGCCAGGGAGGAGGCAAGGGGCAGGGCAGTGGCCAGGGACTGGGTCGTGAACAGTCCGGCAGCAGCGCATCACCTGGAAGTTCAGGTATGGGAAAGTCCAGAGCGGGTGGTTCTGCCGGTGTCTGCACCTGCCCCAAATGCGGTCATCAGGCTCCACATGAAAGAGGCAATCCATGCATGAACATGAAGTGTCCTGAGTGCGGCGAGGTAATGCGGGGAAGAGTATAG